ATGTATGTTTTTAAATGTGGCTCGTCTAAATTAATTGGGGAGACGCCCAACCCTACGCATGCTTCTTGGGCGTAACCAGAATTTTGGGTAAGGAAGTGCTCAGAGGTGGTAAACGGGCGCTTTACGCCTGTTTACCAGCTGCGCAGTGATGAACATGTTTTTAATAACGACGTCAAAATTAACTTATGTACCTAGTTGGGTGTGGGCTGAGCTTTTAGTTGCAAAGATAGGCAACGAAAGAGAACTAGTCTATAGATTtaagccagaatagctcacagtagTTTAGAGACTGAAAATCGTTTTGTTAGCAGCAAGATTAGGAAGAGAAGGGGGCACTCTAATCAGATACACTTCTTTACGTTTCAAGTACTAGCCTCAGGCCAGcacccctggctacgccacacTGCACTTAAAGATTTGGCTTGGGCTGCAGCAACATTAATACAGTGGAACAAAACCTGATATAGCAGTCTCTTTGCATTCTGTGTCATAccagtacaagtacatgtataggtttTGCAATCAAAGTGATAACACTGGCAAAATTTGTTTATGTTTGacactcacaaaacattctagtaatacggtgcCCATGAAGGACTCCTACCGTCGTATAGCACTTTATTTTCGAGGctttaacattaattttggcgGTTTTCGCAGATTGACTTTTGGTACTTCCGGTAGGGGTCAGTGTGGTCACTTGAACCTacctctatcctcgaaaataaaatccgcaaaatttTAGTTCCTTGAAATTAAGTGCTATATGGTATAATATTTTTTTTATAGCTTCTTaatcttagcttttgctcggtTTTATTTAACAGCTCGAAGGGTTTATGTCAAAATTTTAAACGAATCAGGTGACAGACTCAATGGTGGACTACTATAACCAGCGGCTGCTTATATGCGCGCCTTGGGTTAATGAATTCATAAGAGCACCACCCACCCTCAATGACACAGAGGATTGACACACCTAGTATCAACGGTAAGATCATAGGACATTGAAACTAATCATCGAAATCTATGTTCCACACTATACATTTCCACAAATCAATCGTAACCCACCTTCCCTCCAAAGTTTCATTGACTCAGGGGTTTTCTCATAAGGGACCCCGCAATGATCCACCATCACCATCACTCCAGGGTGATCCCTCATCACTGCCGCAGCCCTGCAATAGCAACATGCATAGTTGTGCAACTGTCACAATAGAGGACATTGAATGGACACTCCTGCTATTTGAGAAAGGCCCGCACTTTATGATCGCTGTTGTCAAAGTGTACACCATCCATTACATGTGCCAATAATATACGAACTACCAGTACCTCTGCATTTGGCCACATAGTATGTGGAGTTCAAAGGAGAGGTTGTATTTCTCAAGGAGAGCAAATCCTCTGATCCAATTTGGGTCAGTGAGGTAGTCATCGTGAGACACGGCACTATACTCAGGGTGTGTTTTGTGGAAGTTTAGCATGTTTCTAATTCCTCTCATTCTCTTGTGCTCACTGTGTCGCTTGAGAATGTCTTCAGCATCAGGGGAAGACAGGTCACAGTAGCCCACAATAGCTGGAAATAGTTTGTAGTTAAAAATAGtgtgcaaaaataattagtGTACATACCAGTTGGTATCCCAGTACTGTCTGCTAGTCCATTTAGCCATCTGAAACAGATACAGAtcacgtaataattatatgtgcaaGCTCCTTTAATGGTAATGATTTGTTGTGACTCCTTTGTCAAGTTGATTCTTATAGCTGCGCTACATTTCTGGGAATCACTGTTTAATACCTGAGTAGCTACATCACTACCACATGCAATACCACATgcaagcataataataatacccCTTTTAAGTTTAATATACCCATCTAAGCTTTGCGGAAGCAGTGAAGACAGTGAAAGATCCCTCACCACTACCGCAGCCCTGCATAGCAATATGCATAGTTGTGCAACTGTCACAATAGAGGACATTGAATAGACACTCCTGCTATTTGAGAAAGGCCCGCACTTAGGCAAATATTGTTCAGAAAGTAGCTGTTGTCAAAGTGTACATCATACCAGTTACCATGCAAATAGGTTCCATTTCCATGCccgtcacataattatacctcccCCTGACCTGTACCATCATGATTTCTCTGATAGCATTCATTAGATCTAATACCACACAGTGTAATAGCTATGGCATATGGGACTAAAGAACGTACTTTACTGTATGTGTGTTGCATTATTATCAAAACACTGGACAACTAACACCAGCCAACCGTCTTCCTATACCTATAGAGCAATTGTTTCGGAGAAGCTTTGGGAACAAACAGAATAATTATCAGCAGTTTTGGGAGTTGTGGTACAAACTGGGATACAGAAACTTGTAACCCGCTGGCCTACTTAGTGAAAGGGCTAGCCATGTGTACTCATCTCCAGATGAATGCTGTCATACCTCACTCCATGCACGAGTAGCACTCACATGGTTTCCCCGACAGGATCTCCTGGAAACACAgcctccacatgcacacactgcaccACATTGTGACCCTCTGTGTCCTTTTTGTAGTCATCCGTCAGGTAAGTAAGGACAGACTCTGAAGGAAGAGTTTAGTATAAAGGTTAATAGCTACATGAGGATaaagaggggaggggctatGGTGAATCGtgtgaatacatgtacatggagtAAGTTTAATAGTGGGTCTGGGggaggggttggtagattatgctggcataattttgagcataataggcacattgtTTTGTTGAGAATTATGTTGGCATAATAGGTTcctttatgagaataataggcaggttttggaATACAGGTCAGTACAAATCATAATGATAGGCCTGATGGAAGTATTGGTGGTTAGTTATCTCCTTGGCATTCTATTTAGATAGAGTCGTGACTCATGTGGCCATTTGTTACTTGTGCAACAGCATGGAgtctatgttgtgctttggaggaattATAGGCGATTTGAAAGCAATTTGAAAAGAATCTGTAAAAGAATAGTAATTAACCCCCAGACTCGACTAGGGGTCTTAGCAATCTTACCCCACTTTCCTGCTGGGTGACCACCATCTTTGAAGTCCAAGACCCAAGGGTGAGTTTCAGGAGTCCAcaaatgcatgtgtgtgtcaaTGATCTCCATGATTTTGTCCCAGTGAAAAAGCAAGATGGCTTTAGTGGTGATCTGTAATCGATTGACCTTTACCAGTAAACAATGATCTATGATTATCATCAGGATAAGAACACAAATTGCTTAGTGCTAAGTTAAGTTTGACGGTACAACACCCCATATCATGGACAAGTTGCAAGCATAGATACCGGTACTATATAAAATCTATGTTGCGAAATATGGTGTAATAAATTATAAAGTAAATGACAGACACAGGTCGGGAAGTCACGTtaactctccgcatacatcttgCATCTGATCACAGTATACGtccgatactctctctctatataATTCATAAATTAATTTGTAATACATGTAAAAcaacataacataattatatattattggGTCGGATGTCTTTCAGAAAAGTTGTTAGAATAAAGTAAAGGGTAAGAACAACCTTCTTTTTGGGCCAAGTCAAATGACTGACACTAAAGATAATGTTATCTTTCCTCACATCTCTGTGTACAAAGCCATTTGTATGCAATTTTTTTAAGCGTAACAGTGCACCAGTAAAGCCAGTTTTGCCAATTTTGCTTGATTAGAATACCTCTAACTATAAACTTGCGCTCTATCATCAAAAAATCTCTTATCAACTGACAGGTGTGTAACTGTTAAAGCATTAATTTGTCATATTGCTTTAAGACCCAAGGTCGGTGCTTGCTTACTACTTCAAACTTCTGCTCTTCTTTAGGGCAGTAACACAGGTGTAACAAACTTGAATCTTTTGGTGGTTGCCCATTTGAGGAGGTACAGAACAccaacatacattgtacaaagAAAGGGTACACCTATGGGGTCACATACTTCTACTATTGTCGATCTCCAAATCTTCTTAGGAGTTGGCATATACAATTCAAGCGACATTTTAGAAGGAGTACCAGGCATTCCTAGTACAAATGGCCACATTGTTTTGCCTTCCTGTAGAATTGATGCCGTACAGTAGTGATTTCTTCTCGgcggtagatctatataccaaAATTTGAACATTTAATATCTGAACAAAGGACGGGAAATAAATTCGGTAATGAGACAACCACTATATCTGCTTTTTCGATTGTTGATTTGTTGTTTTGATCCCGTATTCTGGTAGGAAATTGGTGCATACTAGCTCCTTTATTCAGTACATCTTCAGAAAATAGGAAATTGTCAATCGCTGGATAAGAAGGTGATTTTAGCGCTACAAATCAAGGGTTTACTTCTTACTCCCACTTGTTGATCCATCCGAACATTTGGGCTGCCttggataattatatatagcggtctacagtagtataattatattcagtGCGGATGCATGGCTCAATTATTTATT
This genomic stretch from Halichondria panicea chromosome 16, odHalPani1.1, whole genome shotgun sequence harbors:
- the LOC135350073 gene encoding uncharacterized protein y4mH-like, with the translated sequence MEIIDTHMHLWTPETHPWVLDFKDGGHPAGKWESVLTYLTDDYKKDTEGHNVVQCVHVEAVFPGDPVGETIWLNGLADSTGIPTAIVGYCDLSSPDAEDILKRHSEHKRMRGIRNMLNFHKTHPEYSAVSHDDYLTDPNWIRGFALLEKYNLSFELHILCGQMQRAAAVMRDHPGVMVMVDHCGVPYEKTPESMKLWREGLQELAKYPNVYAKVSGMFATDPKWSQQSIEDVVKPVLEIFGIDRCVFASNFPVDKINGTFQQLLSALEPILSAYSKEDQQKFYAGNARKFYKL